CGAATTTCACCCCGGCCTCCTTGGCCCGCTTCAGGTAGCGCCAATCCAAATCCAAGCGATTGGGATGGGAATTGATCTCGATGGCCACCCGGTGCTGGGCCGCGGCCTCGAAGATCTTGTCATAGTCCAGCTCGTAGCCGTCGCGGCCCAGCAGCAGCCGCCCGCTGATATGGCCGACGATGCGGGTATGGGGATC
This bacterium DNA region includes the following protein-coding sequences:
- a CDS encoding histidinol-phosphatase, with amino-acid sequence DPHTRIVGHISGRLLLGRDGYELDYDKIFEAAAQHRVAIEINSHPNRLDLDWRYLKRAKEAGVKFAIDPDAHSVAGLSDTFIGVGLARKGWLSKGDVLNTGSLEEVKEFLKKN